A genomic window from Triticum urartu cultivar G1812 chromosome 7, Tu2.1, whole genome shotgun sequence includes:
- the LOC125518223 gene encoding uncharacterized protein LOC125518223, which produces MAPPPPPAAECPSRTTVLDLDDDLLREVFLRLPGLPSLVRAALSCRTFLSPVRSSPAFRRSFRALHPSPFVGLFVQRRGFKPEASSFKAHHSRPDPDFEAAARGGDFSLSGLPLPGADGSQHGYKEDEGIDEEDSNNQEEQCEEDDDEDEEYEEEEEEASHVWEIERCCDGYVVVFNQRAKQIAAYNPLTRALHLYPSPPRLFSDAINFEFHIISSQEDPGAPPRVLCFDFNLFQEKAVVRLISSDNSIKSKCRKFPGTGSEVTGKMVNGSVYWTHVGKPYITVLDTATLKFTKMDLPPLLADQEGRKCFCVW; this is translated from the coding sequence atggcgccgccgccgccgccggcggcggaATGCCCAAGTCGAACCACCGTGCTCGATCTCGACGACGACCTCCTCCGCGAGGTGTTCCTCCGCCTCCCCGGCCTCCCGAGCCTCGTCCGCGCCGCCCTCTCCTGCCGCACCTTCCTCTCCCCGGTCCGTTCCTCCCCCGCCTTCCGCCGCAGCTTCCGGGCTCTCCACCCGTCTCCCTTCGTCGGCCTCTTCGTCCAGCGCAGAGGCTTCAAGCCCGAGGCCTCCTCTTTCAAGGCCCACCACAGCCGCCCGGACCCGGACTTCGAGGCCGCTGCCCGCGGCGGCGATTTCTCCCTCAGCGGCCTCCCACTCCCAGGCGCCGACGGCAGCCAACACGGCTACAAGGAGGATGAGGGCatcgatgaagaagatagcaacaACCAGGAGGAGCAgtgcgaggaggacgacgacgaggatgaggagtacgaggaggaggaggaggaggcctcCCACGTGTGGGAGATTGAGCGATGTTGCGACGGCTACGTGGTCGTCTTCAACCAGAGGGCCAAGCAGATAGCTGCCTACAACCCTCTCACCCGGGCATTGCATCTCTAcccctcgccgccccgcctctTCTCCGATGCCATTAACTTCGAGTTCCACATTATCTCCTCCCAAGAGGACCCCGGCGCACCACCCCGCGTGCTGTGTTTTGATTTCAACTTGTTTCAGGAGAAGGCGGTCGTCCGCCTCATCTCGTCGGACAACAGCATCAAGTCCAAGTGCCGGAAGTTCCCTGGCACCGGGAGCGAGGTCACTGGCAAGATGGTGAATGGGTCTGTCTATTGGACGCACGTGGGGAAACCCTACATCACCGTGCTTGACACCGCGACACTGAAGTTCACTAAAATGGATCTACCGCCGCTCTTGGCAGACCAGGAAGGCCGTAAGTGCTTTTGTGTTTGGTAA
- the LOC125520875 gene encoding uncharacterized protein LOC125520875, which yields MPSSRLVPKDGEWGGGVALEVTVLSAESLRLPPTYSPLPRRLRPYVAVSSSSSSSSAGCSTGVAPASSGAGEHSWEDVGEDARLVVPVGAGFLEGRDDVRVAVLSESGCARLVGDTPLGWCRVPAADVLDGLRPPRALRRLSYSLRCPRRGGPGHGVVHLAVRVLGDVHVHVARPDPAPPAQPGWCRVAMGIPVSGPSAAAAAVVGTPSPWAWSQASR from the coding sequence ATGCCGTCGTCGAGGCTCGTGCCCAAGGACGGCGAGTGGGGAGGCGGCGTGGCGCTGGAGGTCACCGTGCTGTCGGCCGAGTCGCTGCGCCTGCCGCCCACCTACTCGCCGCTCCCGCGCCGGCTGCGGCCCTACGTCgccgtctcctcctcctcctcgtcctcgtccgCCGGCTGCAGCACGGGCGTGGCCCCCGCGTCGTCCGGCGCGGGCGAGCACTCGTGGGAGGACGTCGGCGAGGACGCGCGCCTGGTGGTGCCCGTGGGCGCGGGGTTCCTGGAGGGCCGCGACGACGTGCGCGTGGCGGTGCTCTCGGAGTCCGGCTGCGCGCGGCTCGTCGGCGACACGCCGCTGGGCTGGTGCCGCGTGCCCGCCGCCGACGTGCTGGACGGCCTCCGCCCGCCGCGCGCGCTCCGCAGGCTCAGCTACTCGCTCCGCTGCCCGCGCCGCGGCGGGCCGGGACACGGCGTCGTCCACCTCGCCGTGCGCGTCCTCGGCGACGTCCACGTCCACGTCGCCCGCCCGGACCCGGCCCCGCCCGCGCAGCCCGGCTGGTGCCGCGTCGCCATGGGCATCCCGGTCTCCGgcccctccgccgccgccgcggccgtcGTCGGCACGCCGTCCCCCTGGGCGTGGAGCCAGGCGTCGCGCTGA